From Selenomonas ruminantium AC2024, a single genomic window includes:
- a CDS encoding MmcQ/YjbR family DNA-binding protein yields MRKTDEWYELAAGEIPKLLVDKLAPFGFRRDGDAYFYDEDLLAGSFRLHIRVSEDGIVSTLLMDTESEEPYVLHLVENAQGAFVGEVRAAYRAVLDRIGASCGEHGSFHGQYVEELLQYVQNTYGDKLEYPWKDMDAAVIRSHLSQKWYAVFMKVHPSKIGIGGSQPIRIMNLHGTAEQVATLVDGERYFPGWHMNRKYWYTICLDGSIPMPELRQRIDESFVLAQPKKRR; encoded by the coding sequence ATGAGAAAGACAGATGAGTGGTATGAGTTGGCGGCTGGGGAAATACCGAAACTGCTGGTAGATAAACTGGCTCCTTTTGGCTTTCGCCGTGACGGAGATGCCTATTTCTACGACGAGGATTTGCTGGCAGGCAGTTTTCGGCTTCATATAAGGGTCAGCGAGGATGGTATTGTGTCCACCCTGCTGATGGATACGGAATCAGAGGAGCCTTATGTGCTGCATTTGGTGGAAAATGCGCAGGGAGCTTTTGTAGGAGAAGTACGGGCTGCCTATCGGGCAGTCCTTGACCGCATTGGTGCATCTTGCGGCGAGCATGGCAGCTTTCATGGGCAATATGTAGAGGAACTTTTGCAGTATGTGCAGAATACCTATGGTGATAAACTCGAATATCCGTGGAAGGATATGGATGCGGCGGTTATTCGTTCCCATTTGTCACAGAAATGGTATGCGGTCTTTATGAAGGTACATCCCAGTAAAATCGGCATTGGCGGCAGCCAGCCTATTCGTATCATGAATCTGCATGGTACGGCAGAACAGGTGGCCACCTTAGTAGATGGGGAAAGGTATTTTCCGGGCTGGCACATGAATCGGAAATACTGGTATACCATCTGTCTGGATGGCAGTATACCGATGCCGGAACTTCGACAAAGAATCGACGAAAGCTTTGTATTGGCACAGCCCAAGAAACGGCGATAA
- a CDS encoding arsenate reductase family protein, with translation MNIQIFGTKKCNDTKKAQRFFKERGIKFQFIDILDKGMSKGEFQSVAKAHGGIDGMINPECKDKDALARVNYMADKLETILENQQVIKTPVVRNGKESTLGYEPDIWKGWQ, from the coding sequence ATGAACATTCAGATTTTCGGCACCAAGAAGTGTAACGACACCAAGAAAGCACAGCGTTTCTTCAAAGAACGCGGCATAAAGTTCCAGTTTATTGATATCCTGGACAAGGGAATGAGCAAAGGCGAGTTCCAGTCCGTAGCCAAAGCTCATGGCGGCATCGACGGTATGATAAATCCGGAGTGCAAGGACAAGGATGCCCTGGCTCGTGTCAATTATATGGCAGACAAACTGGAAACAATCCTTGAGAACCAACAGGTCATAAAAACCCCCGTAGTACGAAATGGCAAAGAGTCAACTTTAGGCTATGAGCCGGATATTTGGAAAGGCTGGCAGTAA
- a CDS encoding protein kinase, which produces MARKANYDEKISAIEAKIAKKQDELKALKAQLNEIKAKKAQDDYKELTEYMAANNLSASEVLASIKG; this is translated from the coding sequence ATGGCAAGAAAAGCAAATTACGACGAAAAGATTAGCGCAATCGAAGCAAAAATTGCAAAGAAACAGGATGAGCTCAAAGCACTGAAAGCTCAGCTTAATGAAATCAAAGCTAAGAAAGCTCAGGACGATTACAAAGAGCTGACGGAATACATGGCAGCTAACAACCTGTCCGCTTCCGAAGTGCTGGCTTCCATTAAGGGCTAA
- a CDS encoding deoxyribonuclease IV yields MLHIGCHLSSAKGYLAMGKDAVSINADTFAFFTRNPRGGKAKDINHADVDAFIAFAKEHHFTKLVAHAPYTMNLCAAKDNLRTFAHEMLADDLQRMEATPGNYYNFHPGSHVGQGSEHGIALIAAELNRVLTPDQSTTVLLETMAGKGTEIGRSFEELRAIIDRVELQDKLGICLDTCHIWDGGYDIVHDLDGVLNEFDRIIGLERLKAIHLNDSLNPCGSHKDRHARIGEGCIGLDALVSVINHPQLRNLPFILETPNELAGYAQEIALLKNNVLE; encoded by the coding sequence ATGCTTCATATCGGATGTCATTTATCATCAGCTAAAGGCTATCTTGCTATGGGCAAAGATGCCGTCAGCATCAATGCGGACACGTTCGCCTTTTTCACCCGCAATCCCCGTGGTGGCAAGGCTAAGGACATCAACCATGCAGATGTGGATGCCTTTATCGCTTTCGCCAAGGAGCATCATTTTACCAAGTTGGTCGCCCATGCCCCTTATACGATGAATCTATGTGCAGCCAAAGACAATTTACGCACATTTGCTCATGAAATGCTGGCAGATGACCTGCAGCGAATGGAAGCCACGCCCGGAAACTACTACAATTTTCATCCCGGCAGTCATGTAGGGCAGGGCAGTGAACACGGCATTGCCTTAATTGCCGCAGAACTCAACCGCGTCCTCACGCCTGACCAATCCACCACAGTGCTCTTGGAAACCATGGCCGGAAAAGGCACCGAAATTGGTCGTTCTTTCGAGGAACTGCGGGCCATCATTGACCGGGTAGAACTGCAAGACAAACTGGGTATTTGCCTGGATACCTGCCACATCTGGGATGGCGGTTATGATATCGTCCATGACCTGGATGGCGTGCTGAATGAATTTGACCGGATTATCGGTCTTGAACGCCTCAAGGCTATCCATCTAAATGACAGTTTGAATCCCTGTGGTTCACACAAAGACCGGCACGCACGCATTGGTGAGGGGTGTATTGGCCTTGACGCACTGGTAAGCGTCATAAACCATCCACAGCTGCGAAACCTTCCCTTTATACTGGAAACGCCCAATGAACTTGCTGGCTACGCCCAGGAAATTGCGCTGCTGAAGAATAATGTTCTGGAATAA
- a CDS encoding DUF5131 family protein yields the protein MHDIWNLWHGCKKISPGCANCYMYTLDKQRGKDGADIYRTENFNYPLQKDRYGGYKVKSGELIRVCMTSDFFLEEADKWREEAWEIMRQRPDVIFYLLTKRPERVAACLPQDFGKGWENIWFNVTCENQRMADIRLPLLRDLPFKHKGIMCAPLIGAVSLKPYLEDGIIEQVICGGENYEGARPCNYDWVLALHKECQETNVSFSFIEIGSHFIKDGKHYRLSSKQKQAEQAFRAGLNFKGKPMHFDLRYAIGLPVTPDECYRSVYDGPHCHACGSRLICNGCSHCGKCG from the coding sequence ATGCATGATATCTGGAATCTATGGCATGGCTGCAAGAAAATCAGTCCCGGCTGTGCCAACTGCTATATGTATACGCTGGATAAGCAAAGGGGAAAAGATGGTGCGGACATTTACCGGACAGAGAATTTTAACTATCCCCTGCAGAAAGACCGCTATGGTGGTTATAAGGTAAAAAGTGGCGAGCTTATCCGGGTGTGCATGACTTCGGATTTTTTTCTGGAAGAGGCTGACAAATGGCGGGAAGAGGCATGGGAAATCATGCGGCAGAGGCCGGATGTCATTTTCTATCTGCTCACCAAGCGGCCGGAACGGGTGGCTGCCTGCTTGCCACAGGATTTTGGCAAAGGTTGGGAGAATATCTGGTTTAATGTAACCTGCGAGAATCAGAGAATGGCCGACATCAGGCTGCCGCTGCTCAGGGATTTGCCGTTCAAACACAAAGGCATTATGTGCGCTCCCCTGATTGGTGCCGTGAGTCTGAAACCATATTTGGAGGATGGCATCATAGAGCAGGTTATCTGCGGTGGTGAGAATTACGAAGGGGCAAGGCCATGCAACTATGATTGGGTTCTGGCGCTGCATAAAGAGTGCCAGGAAACCAATGTGTCCTTTTCCTTCATCGAAATAGGTTCGCATTTCATTAAAGATGGCAAGCACTATCGCTTGAGCAGCAAGCAGAAGCAGGCGGAACAGGCCTTTCGGGCAGGTTTGAATTTTAAGGGCAAGCCGATGCATTTTGACCTGCGATATGCGATTGGGCTGCCTGTAACACCGGATGAGTGTTACCGTTCCGTTTACGACGGCCCCCATTGTCATGCCTGTGGCAGTCGTTTGATATGCAATGGATGCAGCCATTGCGGCAAGTGCGGATAA
- a CDS encoding L-lactate dehydrogenase: MFKPHKLAIIGLGHVGSAVLARAIACQLAADIACIDIKPEVAHGEALDAVHSLSCSYVPGIHVHSGGFEECRDADVIICDAGPSILPGQKMDRLTLAKENIAVIREVMKNVTQYTREAVFIMITNPLDITTYVAATEFDYPAGRLFGTGTTLETMRLKSIIGRHYHVDAADVQGYMLGEHGNSAFPAWSTVNIGGVPLDSLDEFYDHEKALDRQEIAQEVVNTAYDVLQSKGWTNTGIAMGACRLAKAVLFDEHAVLPVSMPFNGEYGLTDVALSLPSIIGKNGVEKRIPLHLPADELEMMKKSAESVKSVMRANQVID, from the coding sequence GTGTTTAAGCCACACAAATTAGCAATCATCGGATTAGGTCATGTAGGTTCTGCGGTTTTGGCAAGAGCCATTGCCTGCCAGTTGGCGGCAGATATTGCCTGCATTGACATCAAGCCGGAAGTGGCCCATGGCGAGGCGTTAGATGCCGTACATTCGCTGTCTTGCAGCTATGTGCCGGGCATTCACGTTCATTCTGGGGGCTTTGAGGAATGCCGTGACGCTGATGTGATTATCTGTGACGCCGGCCCCAGCATTTTGCCGGGACAAAAGATGGACAGACTCACTTTGGCCAAGGAAAATATTGCGGTCATTCGTGAGGTGATGAAAAATGTCACCCAGTATACCCGTGAAGCTGTCTTTATTATGATTACCAATCCCCTGGATATAACGACCTATGTGGCCGCTACGGAGTTTGATTATCCTGCCGGCCGCCTCTTTGGTACAGGTACCACGCTGGAAACCATGCGCCTCAAGAGCATCATCGGTCGTCATTATCATGTGGACGCGGCCGATGTGCAGGGCTATATGCTGGGCGAGCATGGCAATTCTGCATTCCCGGCCTGGAGTACGGTAAATATCGGCGGTGTGCCTTTGGACAGCCTCGATGAATTCTATGACCATGAAAAGGCTCTGGACCGTCAGGAAATTGCCCAGGAAGTCGTCAACACTGCCTATGATGTGCTGCAGTCCAAGGGCTGGACCAATACGGGTATAGCCATGGGAGCCTGCCGTCTGGCAAAGGCAGTGCTCTTTGATGAACACGCCGTACTGCCGGTGTCCATGCCTTTTAATGGTGAGTATGGTCTGACGGACGTGGCACTGTCCTTGCCAAGCATTATTGGCAAGAACGGCGTAGAAAAGCGCATCCCGCTGCATCTGCCAGCAGATGAGCTGGAAATGATGAAGAAGAGCGCCGAAAGCGTCAAGTCCGTAATGCGGGCGAATCAGGTGATTGACTGA
- a CDS encoding Gfo/Idh/MocA family protein, whose product MKLAILGTGFIVKEGALPALQEVPKVEVTAIFARPRSQEKAEALARQYKIPQVYTDYDELLASADVDFVYVGLTNSVHYEYGKKALLAGKHVIMEKPFASTAAEVQELRELALAKGLYMFEAVTCLHLPNFHAIKEMLPQLGTIKGVQANYSQYSSRYDRYLQGEVLPAFDPALSGGALYDINIYNLNFIVGLFGAPAQVSYKPNKGFNGIDTSGVALLDYPGFTAVAVGAKDADSPCFITIQGEKGWLQVTGAPNALKTFAVALHGERKVTHYELNRYGHRMVHEFQEFADCYARQDYETMRRGLDVSLAVMETAEKARKGAGIVFACDCE is encoded by the coding sequence ATGAAACTAGCAATTTTAGGAACAGGTTTTATCGTTAAGGAAGGGGCACTGCCTGCTCTGCAGGAAGTGCCCAAAGTGGAGGTCACGGCCATCTTCGCCCGGCCCCGCAGTCAGGAAAAGGCCGAGGCTTTGGCCCGGCAGTACAAGATTCCGCAGGTTTACACAGATTATGATGAACTGCTGGCCTCTGCGGATGTGGATTTTGTCTATGTCGGGCTGACCAACAGTGTCCATTATGAATATGGAAAAAAAGCCCTGCTGGCAGGCAAACACGTTATCATGGAAAAGCCCTTTGCCTCCACGGCAGCAGAGGTGCAGGAACTGCGGGAGTTGGCGCTTGCCAAGGGACTTTATATGTTCGAGGCGGTTACCTGCCTGCATTTGCCCAATTTCCATGCCATCAAAGAGATGTTGCCCCAGCTGGGGACAATCAAAGGGGTGCAGGCAAATTATTCCCAGTATTCCAGCCGTTATGACCGGTATCTGCAGGGCGAGGTGCTGCCTGCCTTTGACCCGGCGTTGTCTGGTGGAGCTCTCTACGATATCAACATCTATAATCTGAACTTTATCGTGGGCCTCTTTGGCGCGCCTGCGCAGGTTTCCTATAAGCCCAACAAGGGCTTTAACGGCATTGATACATCTGGCGTGGCCCTGCTTGATTATCCGGGCTTTACGGCGGTGGCTGTGGGGGCAAAAGACGCGGATAGTCCCTGCTTTATCACCATACAGGGGGAGAAGGGCTGGCTGCAGGTGACAGGGGCACCCAATGCGCTCAAGACGTTTGCCGTGGCTTTGCATGGGGAGCGGAAGGTTACTCATTATGAATTGAATCGCTATGGCCATCGCATGGTGCATGAGTTCCAGGAGTTTGCCGATTGCTATGCCCGGCAGGATTACGAGACCATGCGGCGGGGGCTGGACGTATCGCTGGCGGTCATGGAGACAGCCGAAAAGGCCCGCAAAGGAGCCGGAATTGTCTTTGCCTGCGATTGTGAATAG
- the hisA gene encoding 1-(5-phosphoribosyl)-5-[(5-phosphoribosylamino)methylideneamino]imidazole-4-carboxamide isomerase — translation MIIFPAIDIRGGKCVRLLKGDFNQETVFSDSPADMARKWQLQGAEYLHLVDLDGALAGSSQNLAAIEEILKVVDIPTELGGGIRNMEQIDKLLSLGITRVILGSVAVKNPALVKEACAKYGERIVVGIDAKDGIVAVEGWGESGNIGVIELAQKMKAAGVKTIIYTDISRDGTLSGVNVEATVKLAQESGVKIVASGGVKSLDDIKALKEHENDGIEGVIAGKSIYMGTLDLVEAIKIAK, via the coding sequence ATGATTATTTTTCCGGCGATTGATATTCGGGGCGGGAAATGTGTTCGCTTGCTGAAAGGTGACTTTAATCAGGAAACGGTGTTTTCAGATAGTCCTGCAGATATGGCTCGTAAGTGGCAGTTGCAGGGGGCTGAGTATTTACACTTGGTTGACTTGGATGGCGCATTGGCAGGTTCCTCCCAAAACTTAGCGGCGATTGAAGAAATATTGAAGGTTGTCGATATTCCTACGGAACTTGGCGGCGGTATCCGCAATATGGAACAGATTGATAAACTGCTTTCTTTGGGAATTACTCGGGTTATTCTGGGGTCCGTTGCGGTAAAAAATCCTGCTTTGGTAAAAGAAGCCTGCGCGAAATATGGGGAACGTATTGTCGTGGGCATTGATGCCAAAGATGGAATCGTGGCTGTGGAAGGCTGGGGCGAATCCGGCAATATCGGCGTAATTGAATTAGCGCAAAAGATGAAAGCTGCCGGCGTGAAGACCATCATCTATACGGACATTTCCCGCGATGGAACCTTGAGCGGTGTAAATGTCGAAGCTACGGTTAAACTTGCACAGGAAAGCGGTGTGAAAATCGTTGCTTCCGGCGGGGTAAAATCTCTGGACGATATAAAAGCGCTGAAAGAACATGAAAATGATGGTATCGAAGGTGTGATTGCAGGCAAATCCATTTATATGGGAACTTTGGATTTAGTGGAGGCAATAAAAATCGCCAAATAG
- a CDS encoding PTS transporter subunit IIABC: protein MKDEIFSVLQRVGRSFMLPVAVLPIAGLLLGLGASFTNPTTIKTYGLEAIFGDGTVLHSLLTVMSAAGGTIFGNLPIIFAVGVAIGMAKAEKEVAALAAMISFFVMHVSCNAMLQLTGKILADGSIAPGVLEGTIASSCGIMSLQMGVFGGIIVGIGVSVLHNRYYKIVLPDALSFFGGSRFIPIVSTVVFLFVGIAMTFIWPIAQDIIFGLGNVVTGTGYIGTLIFGIVKRALIPFGLHHVFYLPFWQTGVGGSMMIDGQLVQGGQNIFFAQLASPNVAHFSADATRYFSGEFIFMIFGLPGAALAMYRCARPEKKKVAGGLLLSAALTSMLTGITEPIEFSFLFVAPLLFGVQVVLAGAAYMIAHILNIAVGLTFSGGLLDLFIFGILQGNDKTSWMLIIPVGIVYFFLYYFAFSFLIKKFDFKTPGREEDDEETKLYTKADVNARKAGVQGESGSADELSQTIARALGSKRNITSVDCCATRLRCSVADSELVDQKLLKATGASGVIVKGTGVQVIYGPKVAVIKSNLEEYLATAPEVEADAAAPVLEETTEAQAEAPAAAHGDHEFFAPVAGTAHAITEAPDAAFAGKMMGDGFFIAPADGHVVAPCDAEVMFVFDTKHAIGMKAADGTEFLIHFGVDTVKLGGQGFEVFVEQGQQVKQGDKLMEVDLDYVKANAPSDVCLVIFTGGQAVHMEKSYGIKALDAVASY, encoded by the coding sequence TTGAAAGACGAGATTTTTAGCGTACTGCAACGTGTCGGCCGCAGTTTCATGCTGCCGGTTGCGGTACTGCCCATTGCTGGTCTGCTGTTAGGCCTGGGGGCGTCGTTTACCAACCCGACGACCATCAAGACCTACGGCCTCGAAGCCATCTTCGGTGATGGCACGGTGCTGCATTCGCTGCTCACAGTTATGAGCGCAGCGGGCGGCACCATCTTTGGCAATCTGCCGATTATCTTCGCGGTAGGCGTAGCCATCGGTATGGCGAAAGCCGAGAAGGAAGTAGCGGCTCTGGCTGCCATGATTTCCTTCTTCGTTATGCATGTTTCCTGTAATGCAATGCTGCAGCTCACGGGCAAAATCCTGGCTGATGGCTCCATTGCGCCGGGCGTGCTCGAAGGTACGATTGCGTCAAGTTGTGGTATCATGTCCCTGCAGATGGGCGTGTTCGGCGGTATTATCGTGGGTATCGGCGTTTCCGTGCTCCACAACCGCTATTATAAGATTGTATTGCCGGATGCCCTGTCCTTCTTTGGCGGCTCCCGCTTTATTCCCATCGTTTCCACGGTGGTATTCTTGTTTGTAGGTATTGCCATGACCTTTATCTGGCCGATTGCGCAGGATATTATCTTTGGTCTTGGCAATGTGGTTACGGGCACGGGCTATATCGGTACTTTGATTTTTGGTATCGTGAAGCGTGCGCTGATTCCCTTCGGCCTGCACCATGTATTCTATCTGCCGTTCTGGCAGACGGGCGTGGGCGGCAGCATGATGATTGACGGTCAGCTCGTTCAGGGCGGTCAGAATATCTTCTTTGCACAGCTGGCTTCTCCGAATGTCGCACATTTCAGTGCTGATGCTACCCGTTATTTCTCCGGTGAGTTCATCTTCATGATTTTCGGTCTGCCCGGTGCGGCTCTGGCTATGTACCGCTGCGCCCGTCCGGAAAAGAAAAAGGTGGCTGGCGGCCTGCTTCTGTCTGCAGCTCTTACGTCCATGCTCACGGGTATCACGGAACCGATTGAGTTCTCCTTCCTGTTCGTTGCTCCGCTGCTCTTCGGTGTGCAGGTTGTCCTGGCCGGTGCAGCTTATATGATTGCCCATATCCTGAATATCGCCGTAGGTCTGACGTTCTCCGGCGGTCTGCTCGATTTGTTTATCTTTGGTATTCTGCAGGGCAATGACAAGACGAGCTGGATGCTTATCATCCCCGTTGGTATCGTCTACTTCTTCCTGTATTACTTTGCATTCTCCTTCCTCATCAAGAAGTTCGACTTCAAGACGCCGGGCCGCGAAGAGGATGATGAAGAAACGAAACTCTACACCAAGGCGGATGTCAATGCCCGCAAGGCTGGCGTACAGGGAGAAAGCGGCAGTGCTGATGAACTGAGTCAGACCATTGCCCGCGCTCTGGGCAGCAAGCGCAACATCACTTCCGTTGACTGCTGTGCAACCCGTCTGCGCTGCTCGGTAGCTGATTCTGAACTGGTTGACCAGAAACTCTTGAAGGCTACGGGGGCTTCCGGCGTAATCGTCAAGGGCACCGGCGTACAGGTTATCTATGGCCCGAAGGTTGCGGTCATTAAATCCAATCTCGAAGAATACTTGGCTACGGCTCCGGAAGTGGAAGCAGATGCAGCTGCTCCGGTTCTGGAAGAAACGACTGAGGCTCAGGCTGAAGCTCCGGCAGCTGCCCATGGCGACCATGAATTCTTCGCTCCGGTTGCCGGTACGGCTCATGCCATCACGGAAGCACCGGATGCCGCATTTGCCGGCAAAATGATGGGCGATGGCTTCTTCATTGCTCCGGCTGACGGCCATGTGGTAGCTCCCTGTGACGCTGAAGTCATGTTCGTCTTCGACACGAAGCATGCCATCGGCATGAAGGCCGCTGACGGCACGGAATTTTTGATTCACTTCGGCGTTGACACCGTCAAACTGGGCGGTCAGGGCTTTGAAGTGTTCGTGGAACAGGGCCAGCAGGTCAAGCAGGGCGACAAGCTCATGGAAGTTGACCTCGACTATGTCAAGGCCAATGCACCTTCTGATGTCTGCCTGGTAATCTTCACCGGCGGTCAGGCTGTCCATATGGAAAAATCCTATGGCATCAAGGCTCTGGATGCAGTAGCTTCCTATTGA
- a CDS encoding 4Fe-4S binding protein codes for MTEKVKKISPRHAVVDRGACVACGTCEDVCPRGAIAIYRGQYAKVQEEHCVGCGICARECPASIIKVEVRA; via the coding sequence ATGACGGAAAAGGTGAAAAAAATATCTCCCCGCCATGCGGTGGTGGATAGAGGCGCCTGTGTGGCCTGTGGCACCTGTGAGGATGTGTGTCCCCGGGGCGCTATTGCCATTTATCGGGGACAGTATGCTAAGGTGCAGGAGGAACACTGTGTGGGCTGCGGCATCTGCGCTAGGGAATGTCCGGCATCCATCATCAAAGTGGAGGTGCGGGCATGA
- the hisH gene encoding imidazole glycerol phosphate synthase subunit HisH — MIAIIDYGVGNLFSVEKAFAALGAEAKITNNPAEIKSAEKLVLPGVGAFGDCMKNLEDSGLIPLLKEEVAAGKPLLGICVGLQILFDGSEESPSAKGLGLIPGQVKRIQAEDLKVPHMGWNRLHIAEPRQSQDLFAGLEQDKEYVYFVHSFHAVPQDKSVITATTDYGEKLTASVQKGNIFATQFHPEKSGDVGLHIIDNFCKGRIL; from the coding sequence ATGATTGCAATAATTGACTATGGGGTAGGCAATTTATTCAGTGTGGAAAAGGCTTTTGCGGCTTTGGGTGCAGAGGCAAAGATTACCAATAATCCCGCGGAAATAAAATCGGCAGAAAAACTGGTGCTGCCCGGGGTGGGCGCTTTCGGTGACTGCATGAAGAATCTGGAAGACAGCGGACTTATCCCGCTGCTGAAAGAGGAAGTGGCAGCAGGCAAGCCCTTACTCGGCATTTGCGTGGGCTTGCAGATTCTCTTTGACGGCAGTGAGGAATCGCCGTCAGCAAAAGGTTTGGGGCTTATTCCCGGACAGGTAAAAAGAATTCAGGCCGAAGATTTGAAAGTGCCGCATATGGGCTGGAATCGGCTGCATATCGCTGAACCACGCCAGTCGCAGGACTTATTTGCGGGGCTGGAGCAGGATAAGGAATATGTTTATTTTGTACATAGTTTCCATGCAGTGCCACAAGATAAATCCGTTATTACAGCTACAACAGATTATGGAGAAAAGCTTACGGCTTCGGTGCAAAAGGGAAATATATTCGCTACTCAGTTTCACCCGGAAAAATCTGGAGACGTTGGTTTGCATATAATTGATAATTTCTGCAAAGGGAGGATTCTATGA
- a CDS encoding acyltransferase family protein has protein sequence MPTGRLYFLDNLKWFIIWLMVVFHGAMCYMAYAPDWWYVVDKANPVLSATLFVCWADIFIMPVMFFISGYFGLMSMARHGIRLFWQKKVARIILPWLFGSIFIAPVVTYIILASRQSAMGFGEFYTTLFWGLFMSRRSIGIWAHCSPCMSG, from the coding sequence ATGCCAACGGGGCGGTTGTATTTTCTCGACAATCTTAAATGGTTTATTATCTGGCTGATGGTGGTGTTCCACGGAGCCATGTGCTATATGGCTTATGCGCCTGATTGGTGGTACGTGGTGGACAAGGCCAATCCTGTGTTGTCGGCAACGCTCTTTGTCTGTTGGGCAGATATCTTCATCATGCCGGTGATGTTCTTCATTTCGGGGTACTTCGGGCTGATGTCCATGGCCCGTCATGGCATCCGTTTGTTCTGGCAAAAGAAGGTGGCGCGGATTATCCTGCCCTGGCTCTTTGGCAGTATCTTCATTGCGCCGGTGGTGACTTATATCATTCTGGCCAGCCGTCAGTCGGCTATGGGCTTTGGAGAGTTTTACACCACGCTCTTTTGGGGCCTCTTTATGAGCAGGCGCAGTATTGGTATCTGGGCGCATTGCTCGCCCTGTATGTCTGGCTGA
- the amrA gene encoding AmmeMemoRadiSam system protein A, which yields MPLLGACAVPHPPLIIPEIGRGQEQGISATIEAYKKAAQWAVEKEPDLIVITSPHAKMYADYLQISAGAGAKGSFAAFGHPEVAFAVDYDAEFVAELCALANEIKLPAGTLGKQDGGLDHGTMIPLYFLQQAGYQGKIVRIGLSGLPRDNHYALGVLLALAAEKLGRRMVLVASGDLSHKLKEDGPYGFDPAGPVFDARMGECFKDGDFLKLLTTPADMADAAAECGLRSFWIMAGSLDRWQVRPQLLSLEGPFGVGYGVALFDLAKRDESRNIGEQAAEAQRAEMEKLRAREDEYLALARYSLEHYVRTGRRAALPDNLPQELTGQKAGAFVSIKKDGQLRGCIGTILPVRGSLAEEILYNAVSAGTGDPRFSPVTEAELAELVYDVDVLSVPEPIAGTEQLDVKRYGVIVESADGNRRGLLLPDLAGVDTVAKQVDIARKKGNIAPGEQVKLYRFTVTRHV from the coding sequence ATGCCGTTGTTAGGTGCTTGCGCGGTTCCCCATCCGCCGCTGATTATCCCGGAGATTGGCCGGGGACAGGAGCAGGGGATTTCCGCTACCATTGAGGCGTATAAAAAAGCTGCCCAGTGGGCGGTGGAAAAAGAGCCGGATTTAATTGTCATCACCAGTCCCCATGCAAAGATGTATGCCGACTATCTGCAGATTTCTGCAGGAGCAGGAGCTAAGGGGAGTTTTGCAGCTTTTGGTCATCCAGAGGTGGCCTTTGCTGTGGATTATGATGCGGAATTTGTGGCAGAGCTTTGCGCATTGGCGAATGAAATCAAACTGCCTGCGGGAACTTTGGGCAAGCAGGATGGTGGCCTTGACCATGGCACCATGATTCCCCTGTATTTTTTGCAGCAGGCAGGCTATCAGGGAAAAATTGTCCGCATTGGTCTGTCGGGGCTGCCAAGGGATAATCATTATGCCCTGGGCGTCCTCTTGGCGCTGGCAGCAGAAAAACTTGGGCGGCGCATGGTGCTGGTGGCCAGCGGCGACCTCTCCCATAAGCTCAAAGAAGATGGGCCATATGGCTTTGACCCTGCAGGGCCGGTATTTGACGCCCGCATGGGTGAATGTTTTAAGGATGGGGACTTCCTGAAACTTTTGACCACACCGGCAGACATGGCGGATGCGGCGGCTGAATGCGGTCTGCGTTCCTTCTGGATTATGGCGGGCTCCTTGGATAGATGGCAGGTCAGGCCGCAGCTGCTCTCGCTGGAGGGGCCTTTTGGTGTGGGCTATGGCGTGGCGCTTTTTGACCTGGCCAAGCGCGACGAAAGCCGTAACATCGGAGAACAGGCTGCAGAAGCACAGCGGGCAGAGATGGAAAAACTCCGGGCGCGGGAGGACGAGTATCTCGCATTGGCCCGATATTCCTTGGAACATTATGTGCGCACGGGCCGGCGGGCGGCGCTGCCGGACAATCTGCCGCAGGAGCTCACGGGACAGAAGGCCGGGGCCTTTGTCAGCATCAAGAAGGATGGCCAGCTTAGAGGCTGTATTGGCACCATCCTGCCAGTGCGGGGAAGCCTTGCCGAGGAAATTCTCTACAATGCGGTGTCGGCAGGTACTGGCGACCCGCGCTTTTCGCCTGTGACCGAGGCGGAATTAGCCGAACTGGTCTATGATGTGGATGTGCTCTCGGTGCCGGAACCCATTGCAGGCACCGAGCAGCTCGATGTGAAGCGTTACGGCGTTATCGTGGAGTCGGCAGACGGCAATCGCCGAGGGTTGCTTCTGCCGGACTTGGCCGGCGTGGATACGGTGGCCAAGCAGGTGGACATCGCCCGCAAGAAGGGCAATATTGCCCCTGGGGAACAGGTGAAGCTCTATCGCTTTACCGTGACCCGTCATGTATAA